Sequence from the Prunus persica cultivar Lovell chromosome G5, Prunus_persica_NCBIv2, whole genome shotgun sequence genome:
ATACTCTTGAGCATTCTAGATGCTTTATATTGAAACAGTTTCAATTTGTTCTCCTTAGATGTCTCTAGACAGTACAAACTAACCTATTCTGATTTCTATACACTGTTGCATGTTTTCTTTCTGATGGAACTGAGGGTGCTCGGTTATACTTTATTGGGTTATCCAGTAAACTTTATGCTTTATTACGTGTAGAATTTCTGGAGATGGGGGCACATATCCAGTGCAACAGCTATTTCCCAGGATATTACTTGACAAGGAATCATAACTTAATTGCTAATAGCAGTAAAAGGAAGCATAACTCATCTCCTGACCAGTTTTTAGGGTACTACAAGGAGGTATTAAAGCAGACAATGCTCGAGCAAGAAATGATATTGAGGGATCAGGTATAGTATTTTGACCATTCATGCCAACAATAATATACAGAATGTTGAATTTCATTGAGCTTAGTGCATTCAAATTTCTTAGTTCTTTCTACCTTTTTCTATGGATATCATAACTATTTATACAACAATTGTCTTTTATCACTTGTTAATACTGTAGTATGGTCCATAAACATCAAATGGTGTTACTGCAAATCATTGAGTCATAATCCTTCGTTTTTCAAGggattttgattgttttgatttttgtatCATTGGGTTATTTCATTATGGCCACATTATCTTTGATATTCCCAACTTTTTATGAAAGTTCTTAAACACTTAAATATGCCTGACATGTCTTCTGTCCATCCAGATTCAGGACCTTCATCGCCTTTATGGAAGACAAACAGAACTAATGGATGAAATAAGAAGGAATGAATTGGTTAAATATCAGCTGAAGATGGAGGCTTCACAGTTGACTACTTCTTTGTCTCAAAGCTCATCTGTTTGCGTTCAAAAGACATTTCACATGCCATCCTTGCCTTTGGTAAACCCTGTATGCAATCAAATATTTGTTTCAGGTGCTGAAAGTATCCAATCACCTTCATGTTTTGTTCGAGGGAGGAACATAAAGGCATGCTCTTATTCTACTCAAACTGAAGGTCGTTCAGAAGACTCTGAATTGTTGGAATCCAAATGCAAGAAATTTGAGAAGAACTTCTTGGATCTTGAACTTCCGGCTGATGCATACATTgataatgaagaagaagaatttctGGGAAATGGAAAGGTTTCTGAAGCACCCGAGGCATCAAGTTCTCAAGCACTCCCATGTTTTAACACCCCTTTACCATTCAGTAATAGGTATAAATTATCAACGGTAAATCCTGCTCTTTATGGTGACAGGTTACAGTTAAAAAAGGATTTGAGATCTAGCACAAAACATGGTAGTGCCTTCTTCCTTGATAGTAGCTTTAGCAATGGCTCCCAGTTGGAATCCAAGCATTCAGAGGCTCACCCACCACCACCCATCAGTTTTGATAATCTGATCAGGATTAATGACAATTTAGTGAGTGAACACCATGGCATTACAAAATACAGGCAGGATTCTGCAAATGTCAAGTCCCCAAAGGATATAAACTTGAATTTCATGCCTCCTAGCTGTCCTCTAGATGTGGCAGTTTCCCAGAGTTTCCAAGCAACAACTGGATCGGGGAAGCTTGAAGATTATAATGAGCAGTTGCAATGGCACAGGCCAAAGCTTGTTTATAGTAGCAAAACTGATAAAGGACATGAAGATTCAAACCAGGCGGAGGCAAGTGACCACTCAAGTAAAAGGATTTGTGGTTCTGCTGCTAGTTGTGAGAAGCTTAACATTTCTTGTGATGGCTGTTCGCATGGCTCCCCCTCTAATGCCAATCTGAACCCACctgaagagaaaaaggaaagagaaaaatatgtgGTACTTGATTTAAACTTGGCTTGTGATTCAGTGCTCGACGCAGAAATAGTACTAACAGAACATGTAGTAGAGACTGAATTTGATAAGAAAGATGTAGGTTTTGGATTACAAGTTGACCTGAACTCATCCATAAATGGAGACAGGTTTTCACCAATTTCCTCTCTTTCAACCGAAATTGTTTTGGAGGCACCTGCTAGTCCAGAAAACAAGGAGTGTTCTCCACCAAGAGGAGAATCTGATCAAAATCAATTTGAGACACCTTTTCTGTTGTTAGGACAGGAAGATCTGGAAAACAAGGAGTGTTTTGTGCCAACAAGAGAATCTGATGAAAATCAAATCGAGACACCTTTTCCATCATCAGGAGACTCAGGACAGAAAGTGGATCTGGAAGAGGAACTAGTCAGGACTGCAGCAGAATCTTTGGCGTCCATTTCATCATCTGGACTTCATACTTGTATTGTACGAACCACAAACAAGCTGCTTAAAACTTCATGTGACTCCCTACATTGGTTTGCTGGGATAGCTTCTGCAGTTGTAGGTGGTCCAGAGAACAAGGCTGGAGTAGTTATGAGTGAGGATCTTCTACCTGATGGAATGGACTACTTTGAGGTCATGACATTGAATTTGACTGAGACAAAGGTGGAAGAGTGCTGCTGTAGAAGTAATAGCCACAAGGATGAAGAGACAGGTACCACTTCATCGCCAAATCAGCCAAGGAAGGGCCGGAAAAGGAAGGGAAGGCAGCGGAAGGACTTCCAGAGCGAAATTCTCCCAAGTCTTGCCTCTTTGTCAAGGTATGAGGTGACTGAGGATCTTCAGACACTAGGAGGGCTCGTTGAGTCTTCCGGTAATCGTTTGGAAACAGGTTCGGCTAGATATGCAGCTAAACTTGGATTGGCAAGGGGGAGGAGAAGGTCCAGCATTTCTACTTCCACTGTAACTGAGAATACTTTGGAATCATTGTTGAAGCAAATTGGCAGCAAAAGTCAATTTGGAAAAGAGGAGAGAAGGCTAATAGGTTGGGGAGAGGTAACTAGGCGGCGTAGAGGGCAGAGATTTCCAGTTAGCAAGCCTCGTCTTATTTTAAGCCAAGTATAGGAAGAGCCATGATGAAGAGTCTGTTTGAAAACTcttttgttgaggtttttgtGAATCAATAGATTGTTTGTAAATGTTCTCCAGACCTTCATAATTCATACATGTGgtgggtatatatatatatatatctctataTTTGGGTGGTTAAGAAAGAAGCCATGAATGATATACACATGCACTGAGTCTCCCTCATTTgcagaattgaaaatttatcttTGAAAGCTCTGATGGCACTTCTTACAGTACTGTTGTAAGCACTGTGAAGAACACAAATAAACCTCATACAAGTTTTCAGAGACTAGTAAAAAACATTAAGTACTAGGTAATATTACTGAGTGAAACAACATAACTGAACAAAATGCGGTCATACAAAGAGCTTATTGAGTACAAACTGTAGCCGTTTCCAAAACTCATTGCAGTTTACAAAAGCATATTACAAGGCGACCTGTCGTTTATAGGTCAACAACTTGTTTTTGCCAGCCAGACCTTGTAAATTGTTGACCTTGCCTGACTTTGtacaaaaacaaatgttttAGAGTCTATTGTCTTCTACCATTTCTGTAAATCTAATAATGGTGAATACCCCTTCATTCCGCCAAAAGTAccacagaaaaacaaaatgaagataaaaataaaagaactttCTCTCTCAACAATAACAAATACTTTTATAATAGGTATACTTAAAGTTCGTGGTCCaagcaaataataataatataattaaggtTTACAGAGGAAAATCTTGAGCCCCATGTTGAGTGAAATGTGGACTTTGAAGAGCCTCTTGAAGCAGCTCATGATCATCCCACGAATCCCTATATGTTTCTAAGTCGGTGTCAGCATTTCTCAGGGCCGAAAGGCAAAGCTCTTTCCTCCATTCTTCTAAACGTGGGAACCCAATATGATCTCCATATCTATCACAATACTGCAACAAGAAGCAAAACataagggagagagagcttagaATGCAAGCTACAATATGTGCGGCCACACCACACATCAATGGCTTGACAGCCTCACCAGCTCATTCAAGTATATACATAAATTTAACGCATCTCACCACCTTTACGAGTAAGGTGGTCGGTAAATGTGGtactaattttttgtttttacctCGAACTCTGCGATATCATGGGTATTATGCTTTGGAATGCCAGCAACATCCCTTGAGTGATAGAGTTCCTTAATGGACTGCATCATGTCATCCCTTGATGGCAATGTTCTTTTCCCAGAGAGTAGTTGAGCTATCCATTTTGCTTGTGACTCAAAGAATGGGAACCCTATGATCTGTATCAGATTATGGACAAATTAGCCAAAAATATCATGTACTAATCTCACATAAAGaatgatgaaaatgaaagctagTTATGTAGAACAAAGGTTTATTAAATTACCTTTCTAGGAATGCctataaaagataaagaggGAGCAAGTGATGGAGGGAAGGTGTGCTCATACAAAGGGCCCACTCTGTCATCATCCACAGCTACTATTCCTTTGGTGTCAAGAAAGGGGAATGTGTATGAATACCTGCACACAGCCCGCTTGgaccaattaattaattatattgcaACAAGCTGTGGGGTCCATCATTTGCATGTGGGGACCCATAGAAAATCTCCCAGTCAAAGTCCATAGTAACACCAATCACTTTTCAAAAGCAAGTAGATCCACCAGCATATTTATAAGGTCAAATTGGGTTTCAAAATTTACCCAGTGCAGTACATGATGGTGTCTGCAATGACCCAAGAACCATCCACAAATAATACCTTCCCATCTTCTTGAAGGCAGTCTATCTGCAGCAGAATGTTGCATTTAAATGTTTGTTACCAACATTTGCTTGCACATGAAAGAAAAACTGATGGGATTGCTAAAAACGAAACAGAGTTTTGTTGCTTATAAACAGAATGCAGAAAAAAGAGCAtgcttaaataaaaataatgggaTGGGATTGCAATGGGCCCTGCTTTGAAAGGTGAGGCACGAAGcaatttcatatttgtttGAACCTGCGGACGAAGGTGCAAGTTCTCATGCTTGGAAATGACTTTGGACAAGCCCTCAGATATGTCAAGAGATTTGCCACTGAGGTAGACTGCCTTTGCCTCTTCCACTAGTTCCATTGATATATCTTGTCCACTTAGTGAAGTtccaaccaccaccacaacctgCAAGCAGAGGAAAATATATCACTTCATCTTTTAAaagcttgaaaattttgttgatCCATTGCAGCAGAGAACTAATTAGATCTAATCTATTGCCTTACCTCATCGGCAAACGGCTCAGGAACCCTGTAGATGTGACTATGCATTTGCTTCC
This genomic interval carries:
- the LOC18778022 gene encoding uncharacterized protein LOC18778022, encoding MHQISEFLEMGAHIQCNSYFPGYYLTRNHNLIANSSKRKHNSSPDQFLGYYKEVLKQTMLEQEMILRDQIQDLHRLYGRQTELMDEIRRNELVKYQLKMEASQLTTSLSQSSSVCVQKTFHMPSLPLVNPVCNQIFVSGAESIQSPSCFVRGRNIKACSYSTQTEGRSEDSELLESKCKKFEKNFLDLELPADAYIDNEEEEFLGNGKVSEAPEASSSQALPCFNTPLPFSNRYKLSTVNPALYGDRLQLKKDLRSSTKHGSAFFLDSSFSNGSQLESKHSEAHPPPPISFDNLIRINDNLVSEHHGITKYRQDSANVKSPKDINLNFMPPSCPLDVAVSQSFQATTGSGKLEDYNEQLQWHRPKLVYSSKTDKGHEDSNQAEASDHSSKRICGSAASCEKLNISCDGCSHGSPSNANLNPPEEKKEREKYVVLDLNLACDSVLDAEIVLTEHVVETEFDKKDVGFGLQVDLNSSINGDRFSPISSLSTEIVLEAPASPENKECSPPRGESDQNQFETPFLLLGQEDLENKECFVPTRESDENQIETPFPSSGDSGQKVDLEEELVRTAAESLASISSSGLHTCIVRTTNKLLKTSCDSLHWFAGIASAVVGGPENKAGVVMSEDLLPDGMDYFEVMTLNLTETKVEECCCRSNSHKDEETGTTSSPNQPRKGRKRKGRQRKDFQSEILPSLASLSRYEVTEDLQTLGGLVESSGNRLETGSARYAAKLGLARGRRRSSISTSTVTENTLESLLKQIGSKSQFGKEERRLIGWGEVTRRRRGQRFPVSKPRLILSQV
- the LOC18777131 gene encoding flavin-containing monooxygenase FMO GS-OX-like 9 → MVSETYQSKKVCVIGAGPSGLVAARELRKEGHRVVVLEQNHDVGGQWLYDPNVEGEDPLGRRPSLKVHSSLYTSLRLISPREIMGFTDFPFSVKKGRDMRRFPGHRELLLYLKDFCDWFGLRDLIRFNTRVAYVGMLDYYATSTDDVVGCEDLKWVVRSVDKKTQIVMEEVFDAVIVATGHYSQPRLPSIKGMDAWKRKQMHSHIYRVPEPFADEVVVVVGTSLSGQDISMELVEEAKAVYLSGKSLDISEGLSKVISKHENLHLRPQIDCLQEDGKVLFVDGSWVIADTIMYCTGYSYTFPFLDTKGIVAVDDDRVGPLYEHTFPPSLAPSLSFIGIPRKIIGFPFFESQAKWIAQLLSGKRTLPSRDDMMQSIKELYHSRDVAGIPKHNTHDIAEFEYCDRYGDHIGFPRLEEWRKELCLSALRNADTDLETYRDSWDDHELLQEALQSPHFTQHGAQDFPL